One genomic segment of Linepithema humile isolate Giens D197 chromosome 5, Lhum_UNIL_v1.0, whole genome shotgun sequence includes these proteins:
- the alpha-PheRS gene encoding phenylalanine--tRNA ligase alpha subunit isoform X1: MAKQLTDRILEYLEKHGETNSLDLANEFQEDHQKIIGAIKSLETVDDLITVKPISKKKWEITAEGEYIIEHGSHEVAIYNAIPDEGISQAELMKSVPYAKVGFSKAMVAGWINLDKSGTSPIVRKKAPFIVDTIQTHLKDISNIPENIKTEYKKRKLLQEVVIKIMHLEKGPNFSIKIEKLEADLTSDLLTNGSWKNKKFKPYNFEALGAAIQIGSLHPLLKVRHEFRKIFLEMGFTEMPTNNFVENSFWNFDALFQPQQHPARDAHDTFFVSEPRVSTKFPMDYLEKVKKVHSKGGYGSLGYRYDWKLEEAQKNLLRTHTTAVSARVLRKLMQEGEFKPVKYFSIDRVFRNETLDATHLAEFHQVEGVIADYGLTLGDLIGTLYEFFKKLGITQLQFKPAYNPYTEPSMEIFCYHNGLEKWIEIGNSGMFRPEMVLPMDLPPDVNVIAWGLSLERPTMIKYGLNNIRDLVGPKVDMEMVRTNPLCRLEKTSRMIHLPRKIQEQEISMKTQSKQEAQPKLGQMQEYPSEKRKFLKENLVIFCDPNQPIYFVEPFLQLIEPYLSVSVSTHVHSTVTKFPSELSRFCSDFSNTDKNVDISITLIWKTIGIDPILMVSGTRVILGIVNIARFLNRLIETTNMNVLKYEQNGSLYANKIDSYLDKIHCALHGVKRDINMPQKICKKTRYVMGDDISIVDLILKDIDKYKIKRELIY; the protein is encoded by the exons ATGGCAAAACAATTGACTGATcgaattttagaatatttggAGAAACATGGTGAAACAAATTCGCTAGATTTAGCGAATGAATTCCAAGAAGACCATCAAAAAATTATCGGAGCCATCAAAAGCCTTGAAACAGTCGatgat TTGATTACAGTAAAACCGATTTCTAAAAAGAAATGGGAAATCACAGCTGAGGgagaatatataatagaacATGGTAGCCATGAAGTAGCTATTTACAATGCTATTCCTGATGAAGGAATATCTCAGGCAGAGCTTATGAAATCAGTTCCCTATGCTAAAGTAGGTTTTTCAAAAGCAATGGTTGCTGGATGGATAAATCTTGACAAAAGTGGAACTAGTCCTATTGTAAGAAAGAAAGCACCATTCATTGTGGATACCATACAGAcacatttaaaagatatttcaaatatcCCGGAGAACATTAAAACAGAatacaaaaagagaaaacttCTACAAGAAGT ggtgattaaaattatgcatttagAAAAGGGgccaaatttttctataaaaatagaaaaattagaagCAGACTTAACATCAGATTTGTTAACAAATGGTTCTtggaaaaacaagaaattcaAGCCATATAATTTTGAGGCTTTAGGTGCAGCAATTCAAATTGGATCTTTGCATCCATTGTTAAAAGTCCGTCACGAATtcagaaaaatctttttggaAATGGG attCACAGAAATGCCCACcaataattttgtagaaaatagtTTCTGGAACTTTGATGCTCTCTTTCAACCACAACAACATCCTGCTCGCGATGCCCATGATACCTTTTTTGTTTCtg AACCACGTGTTAGTACAAAATTCCCCATGGATTATCTTGAGAAAGTAAAGAAAGTTCACAGTAAAGGAGGATACGGATCTCTAGGTTATAGATATGATTGGAAGTTGGAAGAGGCGCAAAAGAATTTACTGCGCACTCACACAACAGCTGTTAGCGCACGTGTACTACGTAAACTTATGCAAGAG GGAGAATTTAAGCCTGTAAAGTATTTCAGTATTGATAGAGTATTCCGTAATGAGACTTTAGATGCGACGCATCTTGCAGAGTTTCATCAAGTTGAGGGTGTTATTGCTGATTATGGACTCACATTAGGTGACCTTATCGGTactttatatgaatttttcaaaaagctTGGCATTACTCAACTTCAATTCAAGCCTGCATATAATCCATACACTGAACCAAGTATGGAAATATTCTGTTATCATAATGGCTTGGAGAAATGGATAGAAATTGGTAATAGCGGCATGTTTAGGCCCGAAATGGTATTACCAATGGATTTACCACCTGATGTAAATGTTATTGCATGGGGTTTGTCATTAGAAAg gCCAACAATGATTAAATACGGTTTAAACAACATCCGTGATCTTGTTGGACCAAAAGTGGATATGGAAATGGTCCGTACGAACCCTTTATGTCGATTAGAGAA AACTAGTCGAATGATTCATTTACCACGAAAAATTCAAGAACAAGAAATATCGATGAAGACTCAATCAAAGCAAGAAGCTCAACCAAAACTCGGACAAATGCAAGAATACCCTTCAGAAAAACGGAAATTTTTAAAGGAAAATCTGGTTATATTTTGTGATCCAAATCAGCCAATTTATTTTGTGGAGCCTTTTTTACAACTCATAGAACCATATCTTAGTGTTTCTGTATCAACGCACGTTCATTCCACAGTGACAAAGTTTCCTAGTGAACTGTCTAGATTTTGTTCCGACTTTTCCAACACAGACAAGAATGTGGATATATCAATAACTTTAATTTGGAAAACCATTGGGATTGATCCTATTTTAATGGTATCAGGCACGCGTGTAATTCTTGGGATAGTGAACATAGCGAGATTCTTAAATCGTTTGATTGAAACAACCAATATGAATGTGTTAAAGTATGAACAAAATGGTTCACTTTACGCGAATAAGATTGATtcttatttagataaaatacaTTGTGCTTTACATGGTGTAAAACGTGATATTAATATGCCACAAAAGATTTGTAAGAAAACACGTTATGTGATGGGCGACGATATCTCTATAGTCGATCTTATTCTTAAAGACATTGATAAGtataagataaaaagagaattaatttattaa
- the alpha-PheRS gene encoding phenylalanine--tRNA ligase alpha subunit isoform X2, whose amino-acid sequence MAKQLTDRILEYLEKHGETNSLDLANEFQEDHQKIIGAIKSLETVDDLITVKPISKKKWEITAEGEYIIEHGSHEVAIYNAIPDEGISQAELMKSVPYAKVGFSKAMVAGWINLDKSGTSPIVRKKAPFIVDTIQTHLKDISNIPENIKTEYKKRKLLQEVVIKIMHLEKGPNFSIKIEKLEADLTSDLLTNGSWKNKKFKPYNFEALGAAIQIGSLHPLLKVRHEFRKIFLEMGFTEMPTNNFVENSFWNFDALFQPQQHPARDAHDTFFVSEPRVSTKFPMDYLEKVKKVHSKGGYGSLGYRYDWKLEEAQKNLLRTHTTAVSARVLRKLMQEGEFKPVKYFSIDRVFRNETLDATHLAEFHQVEGVIADYGLTLGDLIGTLYEFFKKLGITQLQFKPAYNPYTEPSMEIFCYHNGLEKWIEIGNSGMFRPEMVLPMDLPPDVNVIAWGLSLERPTMIKYGLNNIRDLVGPKVDMEMVRTNPLCRLEK is encoded by the exons ATGGCAAAACAATTGACTGATcgaattttagaatatttggAGAAACATGGTGAAACAAATTCGCTAGATTTAGCGAATGAATTCCAAGAAGACCATCAAAAAATTATCGGAGCCATCAAAAGCCTTGAAACAGTCGatgat TTGATTACAGTAAAACCGATTTCTAAAAAGAAATGGGAAATCACAGCTGAGGgagaatatataatagaacATGGTAGCCATGAAGTAGCTATTTACAATGCTATTCCTGATGAAGGAATATCTCAGGCAGAGCTTATGAAATCAGTTCCCTATGCTAAAGTAGGTTTTTCAAAAGCAATGGTTGCTGGATGGATAAATCTTGACAAAAGTGGAACTAGTCCTATTGTAAGAAAGAAAGCACCATTCATTGTGGATACCATACAGAcacatttaaaagatatttcaaatatcCCGGAGAACATTAAAACAGAatacaaaaagagaaaacttCTACAAGAAGT ggtgattaaaattatgcatttagAAAAGGGgccaaatttttctataaaaatagaaaaattagaagCAGACTTAACATCAGATTTGTTAACAAATGGTTCTtggaaaaacaagaaattcaAGCCATATAATTTTGAGGCTTTAGGTGCAGCAATTCAAATTGGATCTTTGCATCCATTGTTAAAAGTCCGTCACGAATtcagaaaaatctttttggaAATGGG attCACAGAAATGCCCACcaataattttgtagaaaatagtTTCTGGAACTTTGATGCTCTCTTTCAACCACAACAACATCCTGCTCGCGATGCCCATGATACCTTTTTTGTTTCtg AACCACGTGTTAGTACAAAATTCCCCATGGATTATCTTGAGAAAGTAAAGAAAGTTCACAGTAAAGGAGGATACGGATCTCTAGGTTATAGATATGATTGGAAGTTGGAAGAGGCGCAAAAGAATTTACTGCGCACTCACACAACAGCTGTTAGCGCACGTGTACTACGTAAACTTATGCAAGAG GGAGAATTTAAGCCTGTAAAGTATTTCAGTATTGATAGAGTATTCCGTAATGAGACTTTAGATGCGACGCATCTTGCAGAGTTTCATCAAGTTGAGGGTGTTATTGCTGATTATGGACTCACATTAGGTGACCTTATCGGTactttatatgaatttttcaaaaagctTGGCATTACTCAACTTCAATTCAAGCCTGCATATAATCCATACACTGAACCAAGTATGGAAATATTCTGTTATCATAATGGCTTGGAGAAATGGATAGAAATTGGTAATAGCGGCATGTTTAGGCCCGAAATGGTATTACCAATGGATTTACCACCTGATGTAAATGTTATTGCATGGGGTTTGTCATTAGAAAg gCCAACAATGATTAAATACGGTTTAAACAACATCCGTGATCTTGTTGGACCAAAAGTGGATATGGAAATGGTCCGTACGAACCCTTTATGTCGATTAGAGAAGTAA
- the Elp1 gene encoding putative elongator complex protein 1 produces the protein MKNLAVHRQYRRSLQCIEDIKTHLKESSKIYCTVNPHTDDLYILLGNQLYTVSNNSTENINNLTIIEHEESFKIVALEYSIISQELYCAYEVGDIARININNKDNIEYEIIFTHDAGLQCMKLSPDHEIITAVRNDGNVITMMSDYFQIISEVDLYSSNCEEQFVTVGWGKKETQFHGSEGKAAATAKPEQISVNESDDGYSRITWREDGSLFAVSFLHDVTKIRQFKVFNRKGVLQYTSALTNGLEECLAWKSSETMIATTLRLVNKHVVAFFERNGLKHSEFLLSYKPDEIIVKDLLWSPNADILAIICEQPKMSSMALQLWTEKNYHWYLKQTIVFDIDDPLVFARWSVIGRSENELILMTTTEIISCSFNWCVNHSKGKIVDDKAVVGVINGNKMQVTGFRDGIVPPPMAHQSLQLQESVNAVVFAPSILDKTSSINSNMFCTVSCNNNLTFFKQITNSCPLQYEVLKSCNVECNILKIDKCIYSMHHFLWLAEDTMLCSITTATSNFLCVLSLDKINSKENSHLTIRKTYIMKSPIEHIVPSPDANEAYIISGGLVFKYFKNCKELEQTITLKEACYQVEVMKIDSKHIIIALSHPNCFLIDGKEVAKNITSFYVHSDFLLLSTLQHTLICLPLDKSGMEQLNKHDLTIKPWESGIFEKFSAGISIRRIERGSYVMAAIPQDSKTILQMPRGNLECVQPRALSLQIIGRFLDNCNYYAAFDVMRKQRINLNLIYDHNPQLFMDNADKFVEEIANPNWLSLFLTELQNEDITRTMYAHCYPNRSAESLAISESDESKIDKVDRICKLLRDIMEKSHSAADLVQPILISLVKNQQRQGLEKALSKIKQIKMSEDSQKSAQCFSSTSSEDALKYLRLLVDINVLFDTALGMYDFELTMFIGSKSLKDPKEYIPFLNGLKKLNEDYMKYSIDMHLKRYESALEHISKDSTKFEECLQLICNQKLYPKAMKLFKKNNVKHRKVAELYGEFLLSSNQYQEAGMMFYRSGNFNKALQAFSMTGSTWQDAITVLREMKLSLNDLYECYKVLVERLKAERRYEDAATILKDYLNDTEEAVALLCEGRIWKRAIRIAHDIQRLDLHETHIKPGVKEHAEHVISQLSKIRSDFLRYKSRLALVRAEISAKQARPYGELICNDGAISSKEVTDFLSDTSSVVDSVSSRRSRTSTASGRSYRSSKNRRKQERKLLNLKEGSMFEDLGLIHALYQIISNAYKEKDEWHQLVQVLIRFTFDEYAEKLQIELNKFFQLIESSKSEIWNKSAPTSLTEIEKMTNYTPAQLQEITAPIKLVERYLTHPPESDAVQRISFQNFFRN, from the exons atgaaaaatttgGCAGTTCACCGACAATATCGTCGAAGTTTGCAATGTATAGAAGATATTAAGACACATTTGAAAGAATCTTCGAAGATATATTGCACTGTGAATCCACATACTGATGacttatacattttattgggAAATCAGCTGTATACAGTATCAAATAATTccacagaaaatataaataatttaactattaTTGAACATGAAGAGAGTTTCAAGATTGTTGCATTAGAATATAGCATTATATCACAAGAGTTATACTGTGCATATGAGGTTGGCGATATTGCCaggataaatataaacaataaagaCAATATTGAATACGAGATAATATTTACACACGATGCTGGCCTACAGTGTATGAAACTTAGTCCGGATCATGAAATAATTACAGCTGTAAGAAATGATGGAAATGTGATTACTATGATGtcagattattttcaaataatatcagAG GTAGATTTATATTCATCAAACTGTGAAGAACAATTTGTTACTGTTGGttggggaaaaaaagaaacccAATTTCATGGTTCTGAAGGTAAAGCAGCAGCCACAGCTAAACCAGAGCAAATAAGTGTAAATGAATCAGATGATGGTTATTCTCGTATCACTTGGCGGGAGGATGGTAGTTTATTTGCTGTCAGTTTTCTACatgatgtaacaaaaattcgacaatttaaagtatttaacaGAAAGGGTGTCTTGCAATATACCAGTGCATTGACCAATGGATTGGAAGAATGCTTGGCTTGGAAATCGTCGGAAACTATGATTGCCACAACTTTAAGATTGGTCAACAAGCATGTTGTTGCATTTTTTGAGAGAAATGGCCTCAAGCACAGtgaatttttactttcttataAACCAGATGAAATAATA gtGAAAGACTTACTTTGGTCACCAAATGCAGATATCTTGGCTATCATCTGTGAACAACCAAAGATGAGCAGTATGGCACTGCAGTTATGGACCGAAAAGAATTATCACTGGTACCTTAAACAGACTATTGTCTTTGATATTGATGATCCACTGGTATTTGCAAGATGGAGCGTTATTGGAAGATCTGAAAATGAATTGATTCTTATGACAAcaacagaaattatatcttGCTCTTTCAATTGGTGCGTGAATCATAGCAAAGGCAAAATTGTAGACGACAAAGCTGTGGTTGGTGTTATTAACGGAAACAAAATGCAAGTTACTGGTTTCAGAGATGGAATTGTTCCACCGCCAATGGCGCATCAATCTTTGCAGCTTCAAGAATCAGTAAATGCAGTTGTCTTTGCACCAAGTATTCTTGATAAGACATCTTCGATAAACAGCAATATGTTTTGCACTGTTtcgtgtaataataatttgacgTTTTTCAAGCAAATAACG AATTCCTGCCCGTTGCAATATGAAGTCTTGAAGTCGTGCAACGTCGAAtgcaatatactaaaaattgataaatgcaTTTATAGCATGCATCATTTCTTGTGGCTTGCAGAAGATACTATGTTATGTTCTATAACTACAGCCACATCTAATTTCTTATGCGTTTTATcgctagataaaataaattctaaagaaaATAGCCATTTGACAATACG aaaAACTTATATCATGAAAAGTCCAATAGAACATATAGTTCCTTCTCCAGATGCAAATGAAGCTTATATAATATCGGGTGGACtggtatttaaatattttaaaaattgtaaagaacTGGAACAAACAATTACATTAAAGGAAGCGTGCTACCAAGTAGAAGTTATGAAAATTGATTCAAAGCACATTATCATTGCTTTGTCTCATCCAAACTGTTTTTTGATTGACGGAAAGGAAGTTGCTAAGAACATTACAAGTTTCTATGTACATTCTGATTTCTTGCTTCTCTCAACATTGCAACATACATTAATCTGTCTTCCATTGGACAAAAGCGGTATGGAGCAGCTGAACAAACACGATTTAACCATTAAACCTTGGGAAAGTGgcatttttgagaaattttctGCTg GTATCAGTATTAGACGGATTGAAAGAGGTTCTTACGTAATGGCAGCAATACCTCAAGActcgaaaacaattttacagaTGCCTAGAGGAAATCTAGAATGTGTTCAGCCAAGGGCATTATCATTGCAAATAATAGGACGTTTTCTCGATAACTGTAATTATTACGCAGCGTTTGACGTCATGAGGAAACAacgtataaatttgaatttaatatatgacCATAATCCACAACTATTTATGGATAACGCTGATAAATTCGTAGAAGAAATTGCAAATCCAAATTGGTTGAGTTTGTTTCTGACAGAATTACAAAATGAAGATATCACGCGTACGATGTATGCGCATTGTTATCCGAATCGTTCCGCAGAATCACTTGCAATATCAGAAAGTGATGAGTCCAAAATTGATAAAGTAGACCggatttgtaaattattaagagATATTATGGAAAAATCGCACAGTGCAGCTGATTTAGTACAACCGATATTGATAAGCTTGGTGAAAAATCAACAAAGGCAAGGATTAGAAAAAGCACTTAGTAAAATAAAGCAGATCAAAATGTCGGAGGATTCACAAAAGTCAGCGCAGTGTTTTTCTTCAACATCTTCCGAagatgcattaaaatatttacggcTTTTAGTAGACATCAACGTTTTGTTTGATACTGCATTAGGCATGTATGATTTTGAATTGACAATGTTTATAGGCTCTAAATCATTGAAAGACCCCAAAGAgtatattccatttttaaatggTTTGAAAAAACTAAATGAAGATTACATGAAGTATTCCATTGATATGCACCTTAAACGTTATGAATCGGCACTCGAACACATATCCAAAGACTCAACCAAGTTTGAGGAATGTTTGCAGTTGATATGTAATCAGAAACTATATCCAAAAGCGATGAAGTTGTTTAAGAAGAATAATGTAAAGCATAGAAAAGTGGCTGAACTTTACGGGGAATTTTTACTAAGTAGCAATCAATATCAAGAAGCTGGTATGATGTTTTATAGAAGCGGCAATTTTAACAAAGCTTTACAAGCATTTAGCATGACAGGTAGTACTTGGCAAGACGCCATTACAGTGTTAAGAGAAATGAAATTAAg tTTAAACGATTTGTACGAGTGTTATAAGGTGCTAGTGGAACGTTTAAAAGCAGAGCGAAGGTATGAAGATGCAGCTACAATATTGAAAGATTACTTAAACGACACTGAAGAAGCTGTAGCACTATTGTGCGAAGGAAGAATCTGGAAACGTGCAATAAGAATAGCACACGATATCCAGCGGCTGGATCTACATG aaacTCACATTAAACCCGGCGTAAAAGAACATGCAGAACATGTAATATCACAATTGAGTAAAATTAGATCAGATTTTCTGAGATATAAATCGCGTCTTGCGTTAGTAAGAGCGGAAATAAGTGCAAAACAAGCACGGCCATATGGCGAATTAATCTGTAATGATGGAGCAATATCTAGCAAAGAAGTCACTGATTTCCTCAGCGATACAAGCAGTGTGGTAGATTCTGTTTCCAGTCGAAGATCACGAACATCTACAGCTTCTGG GAGAAGCTATCGATCAAGCAAAAACCGCAGAAAGCAAGAGAGGAAACTTTTGAACTTGAAGGAGGGCAGCATGTTTGAAGATTTAGGCTTAATACACGCCCTTTATCAAATCATTAGCAATGCATATAAAGAGAAAG ATGAGTGGCACCAGCTTGTACAAGTGTTAATACGTTTCACATTTGATGAATATGCGGAAAAACTCCAAATTGAATTAAACAAGTTCTTTCAATTGATAGAAAGTAGTAAATCTGAAATTTGGAACAAATCTGCACCTACGAGTTTAACCGAGATA GAAAAGATGACGAATTATACACCGGCACAGCTTCAGGAAATTACTGCACCTATTAAATTAGTAG aacgTTATTTGACACATCCACCTGAAAGTGATGCAGTACAACGGatatcttttcaaaattttttcagaaattaa